A portion of the Amyelois transitella isolate CPQ chromosome 2, ilAmyTran1.1, whole genome shotgun sequence genome contains these proteins:
- the LOC106143198 gene encoding sodium-dependent multivitamin transporter isoform X2: protein MSFTMKEGGFQETDFIVFFVLCISSCAGGLWYSYTSSSKKRVVDIKDYLLGGKTMTTFPVALSLIASYVSGVTILGTPAEIYNYGTQYWMVVFAVALSCAVVAVVYLPVFCLLKLSSSYEYLELRFNRNVRAVASILFLLDEVLFLPMVIYVPALAFNQLTGYNVYVIGCVMVVICGLYTALGGLRAVVWTDSVQTGIMYLGVILVAVAGTLAVGGVGTVVNIAKENGRFDLSNWDLSPYERQTGWGALFGGFLYWTCFNSVNQTMVQRYISLPTKRKAIYALSIFSAGAILAITLCAWSGLAAFATWVQGGCDPAAAPAVDDRLLPAFVTYVSRVKKLPGLPGVFLAGVFGAGLSSLSAVLNACALVVVEDIMHGWLQIHLKPLFEGILARTVTATLAIVSVLMLIVIAKLGGVLGVATALSAIAASATCGIFTLGMVCWWVGPRGAVAGGVAGALAAGTASLGSQAAAAAGLSHPPLPVTSCHISTNSTIPFDPTTVFPLFRVSYHWIAPLGLTSTLVVGALVGYFFDKNDPSKLDAELFTPVIWRWLPTKAHENAGSVRRAVAASSNSQAPPSSPLLVPKIEMHDQERS, encoded by the exons ATGTCGTTCACAATGAAGGAGGGTGGTTTCCAGGAGACAGATTTTATCGTTTTTTTCGTGCTGTGCATATCATCATGCGCAGGCGGCCTCTGGTACAGTTATACCAGCTCCTCCAAGAAGAGAGTAGTAGATATTAAGGACTACCTCCTTGGTGGGAAAACGATGACGACGTTTCCTGTAGCTTTATCATTAATAGCaag TTACGTCTCCGGCGTGACAATCCTGGGCACACCAGCGGAGATCTACAATTACGGCACCCAGTACTGGATGGTGGTATTCGCAGTAGCGCTGAGCTGTGCAGTGGTAGCCGTGGTGTATCTACCAGTGTTTTGTCTCCTTAAACTGTCATCATCGTATGAG TATCTGGAGCTACGATTCAATCGAAATGTGAGAGCGGTGGCATCAATTCTCTTCTTGTTAGATGAG GTTTTGTTCTTACCGATGGTCATTTATGTCCCGGCTTTGGCGTTCAACCAAT TAACTGGCTACAATGTTTATGTTATTGGATGCGTTATGGTTGTTATATGCGGCCTTTACACTGCTTTG ggaGGACTCCGAGCAGTGGTGTGGACTGACTCCGTGCAGACTGGCATCATGTACCTTGGAGTAATTCTGGTGGCTGTGGCGGGCACTCTGGCTGTGGGTGGGGTTGGTACCGTCGTCAACATCGCCAAGGAGAATGGACGATTCGACTTGTCCAA CTGGGATCTCAGTCCGTACGAGCGCCAGACTGGCTGGGGCGCGCTGTTTGGAGGCTTCTTGTACTGGACGTGCTTCAACTCCGTCAACCAGACTATGGTGCAGCGGTACATCTCGCTGCCTACTAAGAGGAAAGCTATTTA TGCTTTATCAATCTTCTCTGCTGGGGCAATACTGGCTATAACCCTTTGTGCGTGGAGTGGGTTAGCCGCCTTTGCCACCTGGGTGCAAGGGGGTTGCGACCCGGCGGCGGCCCCGGCCGTGGACGACCGCCTGCTGCCAGCCTTCGTCACCTATGTGTCCAGGGTCAAAAAACTCCCTGGACTACCGGGCGTGTTCTTAGCTGGTGTCTTCGGTGCTGGACTAAG CTCCTTATCTGCAGTCCTGAATGCGTGTGCCTTGGTGGTGGTGGAGGATATCATGCACGGCTGGTTGCAGATCCACCTGAAGCCACTATTTGAAGGCATCCTGGCGAGAACCGTTACAGCAACGTTGGCAATCGTGTCCGTTCTAATGCTCATCGTTATTGCCAAGCTGGGAGGGGTTCTTG GCGTAGCAACAGCACTGTCGGCGATCGCCGCTAGCGCCACCTGCGGGATCTTCACCCTGGGCATGGTGTGCTGGTGGGTGGGCCCGCGCGGCGCGGTGGCGGGCGGCGTGGCGGGCGCGCTGGCGGCCGGCACCGCGTCGCTGGGCTCGCAGGCCGCGGCCGCCGCCGGCCTCTCGCACCCGCCCCTGCCTGTCACCTCGTGCCACATTTCGACCAACTCTACTATTCCATTc GACCCTACCACGGTATTCCCCCTGTTCCGAGTGTCGTACCACTGGATCGCGCCCCTCGGCTTGACATCAACTCTGGTCGTCGGAGCGCTAGTCGGGTATTTCTTCGACAAGAATGACCCGTCCAAATTGGACGCAGAGCTGTTCACGCCCGTGATATGGAGGTGGCTGCCGACGAAGGCTCACGAGAATGCGGGCTCCGTGAGGAGGGCTGTGGCAGCCTCGTCCAATAGCCAAGCACCCCCTTCGTCGCCGCTACTAGTACCGAAG attGAAATGCACGATCAGGAACGCAGTTGA
- the LOC106143198 gene encoding sodium-dependent multivitamin transporter isoform X1 produces the protein MSFTMKEGGFQETDFIVFFVLCISSCAGGLWYSYTSSSKKRVVDIKDYLLGGKTMTTFPVALSLIASYVSGVTILGTPAEIYNYGTQYWMVVFAVALSCAVVAVVYLPVFCLLKLSSSYEYLELRFNRNVRAVASILFLLDEVLFLPMVIYVPALAFNQLTGYNVYVIGCVMVVICGLYTALGGLRAVVWTDSVQTGIMYLGVILVAVAGTLAVGGVGTVVNIAKENGRFDLSNWDLSPYERQTGWGALFGGFLYWTCFNSVNQTMVQRYISLPTKRKAIYALSIFSAGAILAITLCAWSGLAAFATWVQGGCDPAAAPAVDDRLLPAFVTYVSRVKKLPGLPGVFLAGVFGAGLSSLSAVLNACALVVVEDIMHGWLQIHLKPLFEGILARTVTATLAIVSVLMLIVIAKLGGVLGVATALSAIAASATCGIFTLGMVCWWVGPRGAVAGGVAGALAAGTASLGSQAAAAAGLSHPPLPVTSCHISTNSTIPFDPTTVFPLFRVSYHWIAPLGLTSTLVVGALVGYFFDKNDPSKLDAELFTPVIWRWLPTKAHENAGSVRRAVAASSNSQAPPSSPLLVPKVDKIEMHDQERS, from the exons ATGTCGTTCACAATGAAGGAGGGTGGTTTCCAGGAGACAGATTTTATCGTTTTTTTCGTGCTGTGCATATCATCATGCGCAGGCGGCCTCTGGTACAGTTATACCAGCTCCTCCAAGAAGAGAGTAGTAGATATTAAGGACTACCTCCTTGGTGGGAAAACGATGACGACGTTTCCTGTAGCTTTATCATTAATAGCaag TTACGTCTCCGGCGTGACAATCCTGGGCACACCAGCGGAGATCTACAATTACGGCACCCAGTACTGGATGGTGGTATTCGCAGTAGCGCTGAGCTGTGCAGTGGTAGCCGTGGTGTATCTACCAGTGTTTTGTCTCCTTAAACTGTCATCATCGTATGAG TATCTGGAGCTACGATTCAATCGAAATGTGAGAGCGGTGGCATCAATTCTCTTCTTGTTAGATGAG GTTTTGTTCTTACCGATGGTCATTTATGTCCCGGCTTTGGCGTTCAACCAAT TAACTGGCTACAATGTTTATGTTATTGGATGCGTTATGGTTGTTATATGCGGCCTTTACACTGCTTTG ggaGGACTCCGAGCAGTGGTGTGGACTGACTCCGTGCAGACTGGCATCATGTACCTTGGAGTAATTCTGGTGGCTGTGGCGGGCACTCTGGCTGTGGGTGGGGTTGGTACCGTCGTCAACATCGCCAAGGAGAATGGACGATTCGACTTGTCCAA CTGGGATCTCAGTCCGTACGAGCGCCAGACTGGCTGGGGCGCGCTGTTTGGAGGCTTCTTGTACTGGACGTGCTTCAACTCCGTCAACCAGACTATGGTGCAGCGGTACATCTCGCTGCCTACTAAGAGGAAAGCTATTTA TGCTTTATCAATCTTCTCTGCTGGGGCAATACTGGCTATAACCCTTTGTGCGTGGAGTGGGTTAGCCGCCTTTGCCACCTGGGTGCAAGGGGGTTGCGACCCGGCGGCGGCCCCGGCCGTGGACGACCGCCTGCTGCCAGCCTTCGTCACCTATGTGTCCAGGGTCAAAAAACTCCCTGGACTACCGGGCGTGTTCTTAGCTGGTGTCTTCGGTGCTGGACTAAG CTCCTTATCTGCAGTCCTGAATGCGTGTGCCTTGGTGGTGGTGGAGGATATCATGCACGGCTGGTTGCAGATCCACCTGAAGCCACTATTTGAAGGCATCCTGGCGAGAACCGTTACAGCAACGTTGGCAATCGTGTCCGTTCTAATGCTCATCGTTATTGCCAAGCTGGGAGGGGTTCTTG GCGTAGCAACAGCACTGTCGGCGATCGCCGCTAGCGCCACCTGCGGGATCTTCACCCTGGGCATGGTGTGCTGGTGGGTGGGCCCGCGCGGCGCGGTGGCGGGCGGCGTGGCGGGCGCGCTGGCGGCCGGCACCGCGTCGCTGGGCTCGCAGGCCGCGGCCGCCGCCGGCCTCTCGCACCCGCCCCTGCCTGTCACCTCGTGCCACATTTCGACCAACTCTACTATTCCATTc GACCCTACCACGGTATTCCCCCTGTTCCGAGTGTCGTACCACTGGATCGCGCCCCTCGGCTTGACATCAACTCTGGTCGTCGGAGCGCTAGTCGGGTATTTCTTCGACAAGAATGACCCGTCCAAATTGGACGCAGAGCTGTTCACGCCCGTGATATGGAGGTGGCTGCCGACGAAGGCTCACGAGAATGCGGGCTCCGTGAGGAGGGCTGTGGCAGCCTCGTCCAATAGCCAAGCACCCCCTTCGTCGCCGCTACTAGTACCGAAGGTAGATaag attGAAATGCACGATCAGGAACGCAGTTGA
- the LOC106142986 gene encoding uncharacterized protein LOC106142986, translating to MPPKEAVKKPPTAVSRPPISDSSLLHIPEDAVEGFVERIETGIDWTLIEQAARHHKNKCLQDDIPKCTFSEALQTKLENSIFHTFLDKKSTLTLDEQWELIIPTAVWDNAKFSNEEGKICFRSANNLTDNMENIIKKAVKMGDRDIIPKEFQLIPVLRVTDAKMTELDGKLAKYENLMSLSLCGNFIGDIVAAYIPPSLKILELQANRIKSVESFAEHLPFDLLYMGLSRNLLNDDSVEGLSHVPYNITVLDLSDNDIYRIDPLLEVLAKLPNLTALHLAGNPCAMCAGYARLTLMRLPRLKWLDSREILISDRSTDFEPHPDDLRSSYFNFTVFRIMSAPQPPKPEKGAVTTFHVELELPLMDTARRAFLMFRRNESLTEMLPPPEDEDWSASKATSTIAKSKSVVGNATDIELLSDQSDIYNRLEAVNSRVIRHYTVFESNRIQWNKVMNFQEPAFRIFCPDLVALRNTFRSNITVRLVYSVSITVKPGKDKKSQMAFKQPAEQRVILASVKCPLRRLDWSQPSQHFHWDDSLGTDEAIHWGDGDLSIIQYSQAPVKVTKGKPESEVGTSTRQMPPENLTCHFGFGIDTLRG from the exons ATGCCGCCTAAAGAAGCGGTTAAAAAACCCCCAACTGCCGTAAGTCGTCCTCCCATAAGTGATTCCAGTCTTTTACATATTCCTGAGGATGCAGTAGAAg gATTTGTGGAGCGTATAGAAACAGGGATAGATTGGACACTTATTGAACAAGCAGCACGtcatcacaaaaataaatgtcttcAAGATGATATCCCAAAATGTACTTTTAGTGAAGCCCTTCAAACCAAACTTGAAAACAGTATTTTCCACACCTTCTTAGATAAAAAATCAACCTTAACACTAGACGAACAATGGGAACTCATTATACCTACAGCAGTATGGGATAATGCAAAATTTTCTAATGAAGAAGGAAAGATATGTTTTCGTAGCGCCAATAATTTGACTGATAAtatggaaaatattataaagaaagcTGTAAAAATGGGTGATCGAGATATAATACCTAaagaatttcaattaatacctgtattaagAGTAACTGATGCAAAA ATGACTGAATTAGACGGAAAATTAGCTAAATACGAGAATTTGATGTCTCTTTCTCTATGTGGAAATTTTATTGGTGATATTGTTGCAGCATATATTCCTCcatcattgaaaatattggaaCTTCAAGCAAATAGAATTAAATCTGTGGAGTCTTTTGCTGAACACTTGccttttgatttattatacatGGGTTTATCTAGGAATTTGTTGAATGACG aTAGTGTTGAGGGGCTATCGCATGTACCATACAATATTACGGTTTTAGATTTGTCTGACAACGACATCTATCGAATCGACCCGTTACTAGAAGTCTTAGCAAAACTTCCAAACCTCACCGCTCTTCACCTCGCTGGGAACCCTTGCGCA atgTGTGCTGGATACGCTCGATTAACATTGATGAGATTACCTCGTCTGAAATGGCTGGATTCTAGGGAGATCTTGATATCAGACAGATCGACAGATTTTGAGCCCCACCCAGATGATTTGCGCTCctcctattttaatttcacagtTTTTAGGATTATGTCAGCACCGCAACCTCCAAAACCCGAAAAG GGAGCAGTAACAACGTTTCACGTAGaattagaattaccattaatGGATACTGCAAGGAGAGCCTTTCTAATGTTTCGAAGAAATGAATCTCTTACAGAAATGTTACCTCCTCCCGAAGATGAAGATTGGTCAGCATCTAAAGCCACTTCCACTATTGCTAAAAGTAAATCAGTTGTAG GAAATGCTACTGATATAGAGTTATTATCAGATCAGTCCGATATCTACAATCGTTTAGAAGCTGTGAATTCTCGTGTAATTCGTCATTACACTGTATTCGAGAGTAACAGAATCCAGTGGAATAAAGTGATGAATTTCCAAGAACCAGCCTTCAGAATTTTTTGTCCGGATCTTGTCGCCTTACGGAATACTTTCCGGAGTAATATCACTGTCAGATTAGTTTATTCCGTG TCAATCACCGTAAAACCAGGAAAGGACAAGAAAAGCCAAATGGCATTTAAGCAACCAGCGGAGCAGCGAGTGATTCTAGCGTCAGTTAAATGTCCGTTGAGACGACTGGACTGGAGCCAACCCTCTCAGCACTTCCACTGGGATGACTCTTTGGGCACCGATGAAGCTATCCATTGGGGTGACGGAGATCTCTCA ATTATACAATATAGTCAAGCTCCAGTTAAAGTGACCAAAGGGAAACCCGAATCTGAAGTGGGAACATCGACGAGGCAAATGCCGCCTGAAAACTTGACTTGCCACTTTGGTTTTGGTATTGATACATTACGAGGTTAA